The genomic region cactggatgtttgatagtgagcattgcatgagtttatcttgGCACCGcgttccatgaagcaataggtgggagcggagtcatccttgtcattagcatcagcgtcagtgacgaagtcattgtcttcggtgttgaagatggacttggcaacgtaggctgtagccagacttgcaacgccagagtcggactcctcctcagactccacctctgcgtcctcagatgcagactcctcctctgaatccatttccttgccaacaaacgcacgagacttgctagatgagctcttcttgtgtgatgaagacttcgaggaagaCTTGAAAGAAggctttgagtatttcttcttcttcttgtcatcagaatcatattccttgctcttcttcttcttgttctcattgtcccactgtggacactcacagatgtagtgaccaggtttcttgcactcgtggcatgttctcttcttgtagtcatgggtAGAGGCCTCATCAGTTCTTGAGCCGGATcgagaagactttctgaagcctttcttcttgttgaatttctggaacttcttcacaagcatagcaagctcctttccaatgtcttcaggatcatcagaactacagtcagattcttcttcagaagaggaaacaacttttgccttcaaagcatgagttcagccatagttgggaccgtagatctctcttttctcagtaagctaaaactcatgtgtgttgagcctttcaagtatgtcagatggatcgaatgtcttgaagtcagggcgttcttgaatcattagggctagggtgtcaaatgagctgtcaagagatctcaggagCATCTTGacaatttcgtgcttggtgatctcagtagcgtcgagagcttgaagttcatttgtgatattagtgaggcgatcaaacgtgagcggaacattctcattgtcgtttctcttgaagcggttgaagaggttgcgaagaacactgatcctttgatctctctgggttgaaacgccttcgttgaccttggagagccagtcccagactagctttgatgtttccagagcactcacacggccatactgtcctttggtcagatgaccacagatgatgttctttgcagtagaatccagttgaacgaacttcttgacatcagcagcggtgacaccttcaatAGCCTTGGcaacgccattcttgatgacataccagatgtcgacatcaatggcttcaagatgcatgcacatcttattcttccagtagggatattcagttccatcgaagacggggcaagcagcggagactttgattatccctgcggtcgacatagctaaaactccaggtggttaaaccgaatcacatagaacaagggagtaccctgctctgataccaattgaaagtgctagttatcgactagaggggggggggtgaataggcgatttttatgaaagtcttcaaaacatggaagtttcgaagacaaacgatagaaatgaacctataaacatgcagcggaaggtagactacactaggcaagccatagtcaaatattcaataaagtgaaagcacaaagactaatagcagttAGGCAGTACatatcaggatggaagatagtatgaagccaatcagaaaaacagtcacacagtgaagacaaatagataatgcaaacatgcaatgacttcacaaggaccaactgtaaataaagagatgggaaggatagaaccagttgcttagtgaagaagacaatgatttgttggaccagttccagttgctgtgacaattgtacgtctggttagggaggctgagatttaactcagaagaccgtgtcttcaccttattccccttgagctaaggacccacagccctcgcccaatcactcaggtaagtcttcaaggtagacttccaaaccttcacaaacttcgttcaccgacgatccacaatgactcttggacgctcagaacgtgacgcctaacggctggaggattcacagtcctcaagtgtaacaagtcttcagatcacacagacaggaagacttcagtgatgcctaacactctttggctcttggtgtttagggctttgtcctcgcaaggatttctctctcaaaagcttcgaaggtgggttgctctcaaacgacaaaagccatgcactaactctgagcagccaccaatttatggtgtagggggtgggctatttatagccactaggcaacccgacctgatttgtctgaaatgaccctgggtcactaaggaactgacatgtgttccaacggtcagatttcaaacacacgcggcaactttacttgggctacaagtaaagctgactcatccacctctagataagatttgctctcattgtcttcgctcgaagacataggattttggttaagcatcacttcagtcactctgactttattcactgggaccccacttaacagtacggtggttcctatgactcaacaaataagaaaaggaaacaacgaaacaactaagtcttcacgcgatgtcttctcttgtcatagtcttcaatgtgaatatcttcacataccacctttgtcttcaatgtcttcatacatttttaggggtcatctccagtaggtaaatcgaatcaatgagggactactacctgtgttatcctacaattctcacaaacacattaatccctcaaccaggtttgtcgtcaatacttcaaaaccagctagggtggcactagatgcacttacaaatacaattctagcatgaataataaacatttaccatgatgtaaggaaatataaataacaactttattattgcctctagggcatatttccttcactgtagCATGCATCGACCATATTCGtcctttttttaataaaaaaagcaTCCGGATCGAAAGTACTCATGTGAGCGCGAGCTGAAGTGATTCAGGAATCTGTACCAACAGTTTATCGACAACTGCATGTATTGGTACAGACATAACTGTTGTTTTCCATTTCTACGGCGACGCTTGTGGGCGCCGTTATCTTTCTGATGACGTCATTGTGGTGCTCCTCTCCGTGCTCGGGTCCCGGGTGAAAACCTATATCTGCTGTGGACTCGACAGCGATGACGCTTGGCGCGGTTCTCCCTCCTGGGGGCGTTGTTGTGGAGCTGAGGTGTTTTAGGGCTTGGCGTGGTGTTGTACTCAGTTCTTCCTGTACTCTCTTTTGGTAGCATAGTCATGTGCGTCCTACGTGATCCAGTTATCCTGGGATTGGCATTGTGTGAGGGTTACCCAATCTCCTTGTATCGTTTGACCGTGTACTCTGTTCAGTTttactttatatataaagtggggcaAAATTTTGTTTCGACATATATTGGGGTGCTTTTGCCAGCTTCACCTTGATTACGAAATCAACTATGCTTTTATCTCAATTTCAAAACTATACCACAAGAAATGCTTCAGATCGTTTGGTTTTGTGTTTGATCCCAATAGCATGAGTTATATTCTTTACTACAAAGCTAGCATTTCTTTTTATCGATGCACATGTTTAAGGCCTCTTTGATTGAAAGGATTATCATAGGAATTTTGAAGAATTGAAATCCATCTGATTTTTTCTACGTTGGCAGTTTTATTCGTGGGGATTGAATCCTACTAAAAGAATTTCTAAGGTTTCCCTTGTATTGCATTCCATAGGAATTTTAACACCCACTTAAACTTCTTGAAAATAATCATTTGTTTTTTCCTCAAAAGAACCATTAAACACACCAAAATCCTGTAGAATTCATATGCCCATGACACTACAATCCTATGCTTTTCGTATTCCTTAAAATCCTGCAAATAAAGGCTCTCGTAATCAATTAAGGGCTTATATATCTCTTGCCTATGAGTTGAGCAACCTGGTTAACAAACATCGACATGAAGTAAAAAATAAAAGGAGAGAAGAGAAGAAGTATGTTGACAGTGGAGCCCACGTGCCTTGAAAATGGAAGACGAAAACTAATTTGTCAAAACTTCTGAACATGCCTGGCCCAAAAACCATCAAAGAGGACGCTAAAGTGGCATATGGTCTACAAACATCCCTAATCGTCGACAAATgtttcctccacgacgtcgctttGGTACCTCCCCTTCCTCGTCCGACTGCCTTGTAGTGACAAGAGGAGTGGGGACCCGTCCATTTCGCTTTTCTTCTCCTTAAGTGTTGTTTTTGTTTCTTTGGCGGCATCGACGAGGTGGCGATGGCAATGACGTCTTGGAATAAGATCTCTCCGGCCTCTCCATGCCTCGACGACGTTCTATCCGGCGACGATAAAGGGCATGTCAGAGTTTATGTCGCTAGATCTGTTGGCTCTCTTCAGTTCTTGGCAGTTGGTGAGTGATTGTCTGGCTTTTGGCGCGACGATTTTGACATATTCATCTGTGTTGTTATAAACAACAACATGGTCTGGTTTCTCCAACTCTCTAGACCGGTGGTTATGTATTACAAGCATGTACTACATGGGGGTGATGCTCGACCGATGTTTCTTCAGCAATTTTTAGATCTCGTTTCAAGCAACGAGTGGCTATTGCGGTTTGTAAAGCCTGGTACAACGAAGATGTTTGCAGGTATCCTTTTCATTACTGTTGGTTTAGTTTTCAATCTTTAGTGAACAACTTACAGTCAAAAGAAGAAGAAGGGCAGTATAatcttcaatgtaattttattatttatttatcatTATGCATCCAATTATCTTTCAGTTACTATTTTTCTTTGGATTGTACCAATTACTACTTTCTCTGTCTCAAATAAAAGTGTCTTAAATTTGTACTAATTTTAACATAAAATTATTCtaaggttaagacacttattttggataaTGATAATATTTTATTATATTTATTAGAAGTAAGATGTCCTTTGGGTTTCTTTTGTCACAGAAAGAGAGTGGCTTATTGCCTTGCGGAACCACCGCGAGGGTTGGTTTTAGAAATTGCGTGCTTTCATAGTTTGATTGTTAGTACTAAAATGAATCTTTCTTTTGAACACATTATAGCCGCAAATACTCGTATATACACGTGTACATTTAGCTCTATGAACATATGCATGCACATCCTAACTCATATACACGGATATACACTTAGCTCCATGAACACACGTTCGCATATCCTATCCCTATTAGCACCTCTGAAATGTTGAACTGGCGCAACATCTTAACATTGACGAAGTTATCACAGACGTCTCGTAGTCGATAAAAACACCTCTCCCAACTAACCCCGAACCCGAAAAACCTGAAATAGATTCAAAAAAATGTGAGCATCCATCTGAGCTAAGCTCAATTCTACGTCGAATTGGACCCCATTTCCTTTCCATCTTGGATTTGGAATTTCCAGTCCAATTCAATTCCAAGCAGTTTTTCCTACATCCAAACACAGCAGTAGGGCTATTTGTAGCAAATGATGTTTTTGGGCCAAAGAAAATTGCGGGTGATATACAACAATATATTACTCCTACATAACTACTGGGAAAATGAAACGCTCTTCTCTCACAAATATAGAAAACAAATAAACATCCTTACACACGAAAAAAGTCTTTGAAATGACAGAGGAATAAGCTTTGCCACGTACTACACCGGTCACGTGTGACCAAGCAGCACGGTACGTTTTGTCCCATGAAGAAACACACGCACGCGGTCCCCTTCAGGACGCCTTCTCGTCATCCGCGGTCGACATTTCTCCGTGGACCTCGTTGCGCTTAGCCTCAGCCGTGGGCTGCGCTTGCGCGTGACCGGCGACGCCGAGGTGGGCGGCGCTCTGGCGGTGGTGCTTGCAGCGGAAGGAGCCCGGGTGCGTGGTGGGCGCGCAGACGCACGAGTGGACGACGGCCCTGCCCCCCGCGCCGGCGTAGCTGAGGCTGAAGAGGGAGTCGTTGGACCATGAGTTCTTGATGCCGCCCAGGCCCTGCACCTTGGGCGCCTGCACGTACCGGTACGCCCTCCGCTCGCTGTCCGTCATCACCGGGCTGTCGCCGTCCATGGCCGCCTGCCTTGGCTGCACTGCAGGCGACCCTAATTTCAGCTAGAGCCGTGCCAAAATGAAAGGGCGCCGCAAAAGGTCATGGATATTGATGAATTACTCATGGCACGAACTAATAAAAGGAGTCACCGGTGTTGTGGTGATTTACTTGCAGATAGGGAAACGATTAACTAGCAACACCAAGATCAAAGCGGAGTTGAGAGCTATGGCAAGCATGGTGCTGTACCTGAGGACAAGAGCTTGCCGGCCGTCAAATGTTGAAGGAAGAAGGGGATGGTCAAAGCTATGGCCGTCTGCTGAAATCTGCAAAACTGTGAGAGACAGCACGGAATTCTCCTATtaataggggaaggggcaaggggcggCATATATGGCACGTCGGCTGTTGGTGTGGCCTGTGCTTGTTGACTCATCCAACATAAGAAAATGCCCCTTCGGCCGTTTCTTTGGACCGAGCAAATGACCAGCACCCAGGTGCACGGCCACATGGCCATCATCGGTCCAGGTAACATGAGAAACTTCTACGCATTTCAATTAGTATCAGCTATCCactcaaaaagaagaagattatAGTAGTATTAtatccgtttcgaaaaaaaaatagTAGTATTATAGAACAAGTAAATTAATCTAGTCTAGCACAGTATTAACATCTACCTAAACTTCAGCGCGCCTTCTTGTGCCGTTCCTGAAGGCAAAAAAGAACACAAGATAGGCAACGCAGTCATGTCTTGTTGGC from Triticum aestivum cultivar Chinese Spring chromosome 4A, IWGSC CS RefSeq v2.1, whole genome shotgun sequence harbors:
- the LOC123085730 gene encoding uncharacterized protein isoform X1, whose amino-acid sequence is MMAMWPCTWVLVICSVQRNGRRGIFLCWMSQQAQATPTADVPYMPPLAPSPINRRIPCCLSQFCRFQQTAIALTIPFFLQHLTAGKLLSSVQPRQAAMDGDSPVMTDSERRAYRYVQAPKVQGLGGIKNSWSNDSLFSLSYAGAGGRAVVHSCVCAPTTHPGSFRCKHHRQSAAHLGVAGHAQAQPTAEAKRNEVHGEMSTADDEKAS
- the LOC123085730 gene encoding uncharacterized protein isoform X2, encoding MDGDSPVMTDSERRAYRYVQAPKVQGLGGIKNSWSNDSLFSLSYAGAGGRAVVHSCVCAPTTHPGSFRCKHHRQSAAHLGVAGHAQAQPTAEAKRNEVHGEMSTADDEKAS